The following proteins are co-located in the Rhodococcus opacus B4 genome:
- a CDS encoding LLM class flavin-dependent oxidoreductase, whose protein sequence is MTADVRHRMGDLQFGVYVPQFKMDVTSVLATATVVEECGFDSFWLMDHLYAPGAPPCDMFESWTLLTAVAAVTSRIRLGHLVGCNPFRHPALLAKMAATLDQISGGRLDLGLGWGSVEAELTAFGFPLGSKRERSEALGETLEILELMFTGEPFDYEGRQFQLHSAFGLPRPVHGRIPIHIGGGGPTLTMPLVARYADWWNCVGGARNRLDELSELKGRARISAQYAVGMAADESDVEHVAALTARRMPIPAWGAALVGTTAQLVEQFQREHERGVELFVLRFHDFAAADTLRRFAGEVLEPLKAWVEA, encoded by the coding sequence GTGACGGCCGACGTACGCCACCGGATGGGTGACCTGCAGTTCGGCGTCTACGTTCCCCAGTTCAAGATGGATGTGACCTCCGTACTCGCGACCGCGACGGTGGTGGAAGAGTGCGGGTTCGATTCCTTCTGGCTGATGGACCACCTCTACGCGCCGGGGGCTCCTCCGTGCGACATGTTCGAAAGCTGGACTCTGCTGACGGCAGTCGCGGCTGTGACGTCGCGGATACGACTCGGCCACCTCGTCGGATGCAATCCGTTCCGGCATCCCGCGCTGCTCGCGAAAATGGCGGCCACCTTGGACCAGATCAGTGGGGGGCGGCTCGATCTGGGACTGGGCTGGGGCTCAGTCGAGGCTGAATTGACCGCGTTCGGATTTCCACTCGGATCCAAACGTGAGCGCTCGGAAGCGTTGGGGGAGACTCTCGAGATCCTGGAACTGATGTTCACCGGTGAGCCCTTCGACTACGAGGGTCGGCAGTTCCAGCTGCACAGCGCGTTCGGACTTCCACGGCCCGTGCACGGCCGGATTCCCATTCACATCGGTGGTGGTGGCCCGACGCTGACCATGCCGCTGGTCGCCCGGTACGCCGATTGGTGGAACTGCGTCGGGGGAGCGCGGAACAGACTCGATGAACTGTCCGAGCTGAAAGGTCGAGCTCGTATCTCCGCCCAGTACGCCGTCGGAATGGCAGCGGACGAATCGGACGTCGAACACGTGGCAGCACTGACTGCGCGGCGGATGCCGATACCTGCGTGGGGAGCCGCCCTCGTCGGCACTACCGCGCAGCTGGTCGAGCAGTTTCAGCGGGAACACGAACGCGGAGTGGAACTATTCGTACTCCGGTTCCACGACTTCGCCGCCGCAGACACCCTCAGACGTTTCGCGGGTGAGGTTCTGGAACCGCTCAAAGCATGGGTAGAGGCGTGA